DNA from Bacillus sp. Marseille-P3661:
GTTAAAATGGCAACACGTGTTTCGGTTGATCAATTTATCCATCGGGCTGAACAAGTTTGTGAAAAGGCTTTAAAACAATTAGATGAAGCAAAAAAGCAAGAGCATTACAATATTATTGAATATAATCAAGCACAACAACAATTAAACGAAGTATACAGTGATATTGAAAAATTAATGATGAGCTCAAACAAGCAACAAAAAGAAAGGCTTTATCGTATGCAGCTCCAAATTGGGCGCATACAAAATGATATGATCTTGGATGAACAAGACTTAATGATGTAAAATCTTAAACCTTGCTATGAGGTCATAGCAAGGTTTTTCTAATTGAATTGGCTAATAATCTTTCTTATATATTGGTAGTAATTTATTGAAACTTTCCTATATCTACTTCAAGGTTTTAAAATAACTGTTATAATTATTCTGGGTTCTTAATTGAATTATAATGGCCTTATATAAGATTTCGGATAATAAAATTTTATCAGTAATTTGAACGATCAGTGGAGGAAAAAGAGTGTCGTAGGTTATACCTTTATGTAAAAGCCCTACTGATTGGTTTCACATTATTGAAAGGAGATATAAAACTTCATGAGTATCATTCAAGTTAAAAATTTAAAAAAATCATTTGGTAAATTAGAAGTACTTAAGGATATAAATGCTGTAATTGAAGAGCGTGAAGTGCTTTGTGTGATAGGTCCGTCTGGTTCAGGTAAAAGTACCTTTTTAAGATGCCTTAATAAGATTGAAGAAATTACAGATGGACATGTTATTGTTAATGGCCACGATTTAGTGGATCCAAAGGTTGATATTAATAAAGTACGCCAAGAAGTTGGAATGGTATTTCAACACTTTAACTTATTTCCTCATAAAACAGTACTAGAAAATATCATACTTTCACCAATGAAAGTTTTAGGACAGTCTAAGGAAGAAGCAACTGCAACTGCATTAGATCTTTTAGATAAAGTTGGACTGAAAGATAAAGCAAATGTTTACCCGGATTCGTTATCAGGTGGGCAAAAACAGCGCGTTGCTATTGCGCGTGCATTAGCTATGAAACCAAAAGTTATGCTATTTGATGAGCCGACTTCTGCGCTTGACCCAGAGGTTGTTGGGGAAGTGCTTGAAGTTATGAAACAACTGGCTAAAGAAGGAATGACAATGGTAGTTGTTACACATGAAATGGGATTTGCACGAGAAGTAGGGGATCGAGTGATATTCATGGATGCTGGTTATATTATAGAAGAAAATAAGCCGCATGAATTATTTAATAATCCGCAACATGAACGAACTAAAGCATTTCTAAGTAAAGTATTATAGTTCATTAAATGTGGGGACTCAAAAGTTGGACTATTACTTTTGAATCCCATTAAATTTTATCGAAAAATTAAATTTATTTAAAATATAATTCTAAAATTTCTTTGCAAAACTTGACAACAAATTGACAAATAATTAAAATACCATGTATACCATAGAGAATTTTATATACATAATAAAGCTATGATGAGGAGTAGTAGTGTATCGATAGGTTACTAAGAGAATTGACGGTTGGTGAAAGTCAATACCTTATCTACATGAACTCGCCTCTAAGTTGCAAGTGTGAACATATAAGTAATATTTGCCGTATGATCCGCGTTAAGGAGTTATCTGAGTGAGTGTACATATTATTTATTTTACATAATGACACTAATATGGGTGGTACCGCGGGAAAATTACAATCAACCTCTCGTCCCTAGTTGAAATAGACAGGGGCGGGAGGTTTTTTAGAACTATTAAATATGACAAGCTGGTCGACCTGCTTAAAATGGTGATTATATGTATAAATACTAAGTGGTTGTGATGGCATATCACATTTACAATAGCAAAGTGATTGGTAAAAGGAGGGTTTCAAATGGCTTTTGATCATAAGGTAGTCGAACAAAAGTGGCAAAAAGTATGGGAAGAAAATAAGACATTTAAAACAATAGAGGAGAAGGATAAGCCTAAGTTTTATGCTTTAGATATGTTCCCTTATCCTTCAGGGGCAGGTTTGCATGTAGGCCATCCAGAAGGCTATACTGCAACAGATATTCTGTCAAGAATGAAAAGAATGCAAGGCTATAATGTACTTCATCCGATGGGATGGGATGCATTTGGATTACCAGCAGAACAATATGCGTTAGATACAGGAAATGATCCAGCTGTGTTTACTGAAAAAAATATTAATACATTCCGTCGACAAATTAAAGCGTTGGGTTTTTCTTATGATTGGGATCGTGAAATCAATACAACAGATCCCCATTATTATAAATGGACACAGTGGATTTTCTTGCAGCTATATAAAAAAGGTTTAGCTTATATAGATGAAGTACCGGTAAACTGGTGCCCAGCATTAGGAACAGTTCTAGCCAATGAGGAAGTTATTGATGGTAAAAGTGAGCGTGGTGGACATCCTGTTGAACGCCGCCCAATGAAACAGTGGATGCTTAAAATTACAGCATACGCGGATCGTTTACTTGAAGACTTAGAAGAATTAGATTGGCCTGAAAGCATTAAAGAAATGCAACGCAATTGGATTGGCCGTTCTGAAGGCGCTGAAATTACGTTCGATATTGATGGAATAGATGAAAGTTTCAACGTTTTTACGACAAGACCTGATACGATTTTCGGTGCAACTTATGCAGTGTTGGCTCCTGAACACCCGCTCGTGTCTAAAATTACAACTCCAGAACATGCAGGGGATGTTGAAAACTATATTCAAAAAATTAAGTCTAAAAGTGATCTAGAGCGCACAGATTTGGCTAAAGAAAAAACAGGGGTATTTACAGGCGCATACGCAATTAATCCTGTAAATGGAGAAAAGATGCCGATTTGGATCGCTGATTATGTATTAATGGGTTATGGTTCAGGTGCGATTATGGCTGTACCTGCACATGATGAGCGTGACTATGAATTTGCAAAAGTATTTGGATTAGAAATAAAGGAGGTCGTTGCCGGTGGTGATGTTTCAGAAGAGGCATATACTGGTGATGGTCAACATGTGAATTCAGAGTTTTTAAATGGTTTGAAGAAGGATGAAGCCATTTCTAAAGCAATCGCTTGGTTTGAAGAGCAAGGAAAGGGCACAAAAAAAGTAACGTACAGACTACGCGATTGGTTATTCAGCCGTCAACGCTATTGGGGTGAACCAATTCCTGTTATTCATTGGGAAGATGGTACAACAACGACGGTTCCTGAATCTGAATTACCTTTAATGTTACCAAAAACAGATAATATTAAGCCATCCGGTACAGGAGAATCCCCGCTTGCAATTATCGAGGATTGGGTAAATGTTGTTGATCCTGAGACAGGTAAAAAAGGTCGTCGTGAGACTAATACAATGCCACAATGGGCAGGAAGCTGCTGGTATTACTTACGTTATATTGATCCCAACAACAGTGAATACTTGGCAGATCCTGAATTGTTGAAGCGCTGGCT
Protein-coding regions in this window:
- a CDS encoding DUF2524 family protein, with product MATRVSVDQFIHRAEQVCEKALKQLDEAKKQEHYNIIEYNQAQQQLNEVYSDIEKLMMSSNKQQKERLYRMQLQIGRIQNDMILDEQDLMM
- a CDS encoding amino acid ABC transporter ATP-binding protein; amino-acid sequence: MSIIQVKNLKKSFGKLEVLKDINAVIEEREVLCVIGPSGSGKSTFLRCLNKIEEITDGHVIVNGHDLVDPKVDINKVRQEVGMVFQHFNLFPHKTVLENIILSPMKVLGQSKEEATATALDLLDKVGLKDKANVYPDSLSGGQKQRVAIARALAMKPKVMLFDEPTSALDPEVVGEVLEVMKQLAKEGMTMVVVTHEMGFAREVGDRVIFMDAGYIIEENKPHELFNNPQHERTKAFLSKVL
- the leuS gene encoding leucine--tRNA ligase; the encoded protein is MAFDHKVVEQKWQKVWEENKTFKTIEEKDKPKFYALDMFPYPSGAGLHVGHPEGYTATDILSRMKRMQGYNVLHPMGWDAFGLPAEQYALDTGNDPAVFTEKNINTFRRQIKALGFSYDWDREINTTDPHYYKWTQWIFLQLYKKGLAYIDEVPVNWCPALGTVLANEEVIDGKSERGGHPVERRPMKQWMLKITAYADRLLEDLEELDWPESIKEMQRNWIGRSEGAEITFDIDGIDESFNVFTTRPDTIFGATYAVLAPEHPLVSKITTPEHAGDVENYIQKIKSKSDLERTDLAKEKTGVFTGAYAINPVNGEKMPIWIADYVLMGYGSGAIMAVPAHDERDYEFAKVFGLEIKEVVAGGDVSEEAYTGDGQHVNSEFLNGLKKDEAISKAIAWFEEQGKGTKKVTYRLRDWLFSRQRYWGEPIPVIHWEDGTTTTVPESELPLMLPKTDNIKPSGTGESPLAIIEDWVNVVDPETGKKGRRETNTMPQWAGSCWYYLRYIDPNNSEYLADPELLKRWLPVDIYIGGAEHAVLHLLYARFWHKVLYDIGVVHTKEPFQKLFNQGMILGEGNEKMSKSKGNVVNPDDIIESHGADTLRLYEMFMGPLDASIAWSTNGLDGARRFLDRVWRLFVTDEGTLNSKISDQANPALERVYHQTVKKVSDDYEGLRFNVAISQMMVFINDAYKAEQLPKEYMKGFVKLLSPIAPHLTEELWELLGHTTTISYEAWPTYDETKLVDDEVEIVVQLNGKVRAKINIPKDASKEQMEEIAMSDEKIKEDLSGKTIRKVIAVPSKLVNIVAN